AGAGCTTTAATCCGTACAAAGCGTAAGATTTGTATTCATTGGCCGAATACTTTTCTGAGATATTTTGTGAAGCATTGCCCCGGATAATAAATGCATGAATGACCTGTTCAAACCCCATTTCTTTGGCAGTTTGGGTAGTTTTTCCCACCAAATAACTGCCCACTCCTTTAAAAACACAAGACTTACTTCGCATCAGGCTTTTTACAATCATACTTTTGCCCGAAGGATCATTAAAGTTTTTAATATTAAAACTCAATGCTTGTAATTCGCCTTGGGCATCCTCTACAATAGTGATAAGCTTTGGGTCAAAAAACTGTTTAAGCCGAGCATATTTGCTTACAAATTCATCTACCGAAATAGGTGTATACAAGAAGTTTTCGGCAAAGCCACTAATGCTGAGCTGTCCAATTTTTTTCAGGTCATCTTCAAAGTTTTCCATATCTATACTTCTGAAAACAGCCCCTTCCTCCTCATAACCTTTTTTGGCTTGAGCCAAAGCCTGAGCATCATATTCCAGACTTTGGTCAAGATTAGAATAATAATTGGCAATGGGTTTAAATCCTGCTTGTATAAACTGGTCATTATAATACAAGTGGTGGTAAGGCTCCATAAAAAAGGAAGCCTGTTGATGGTGTGTGCTAAATCGGTAATTATTCCAGGTAGACCCTTCCATGGGGCCAATCACCCAACTATAGCCTTTGCTTTTTGCCAAAGTAATGGCTTCTTCTATGAGTTTTTGACTCACTGCTGGGTCGTTTTTACACTCATAACTACCTATACAAGCCGCCAAAGAATGTTGATATTGCAAACCAGGGTTTTCATAAAAGGCAAACCTACCTACTGGTACCTCGTTTTGCCATAACACATAGCAACCTGTCAGGTGAGTTGACACGGGCTCGTTGCCCAGTTGAAACCGTGGGCTGTCTGAAGTATATAAATGATGGGGCAAGTTGTTAAATGCCTCGTGTGTTGTTTCACCAGGCATTGAACAGGTCACTTTATAAGTCATTTTACAAGTAGTGATTAATCAGCATTAGCATCGCCAATGCACTAAAAGGAATGGTTAAGTTGTCGTAACCTTTATGGCTCAGTGCCTCGGCTATGGTAGTTACCATAGCTACACTTACAGTGATAATCAAGGTTTTGGTCAAAGTCATTTGCTCTAGCCCAACTACAAGGCAAAGGCTGGTAATGACAGCCGCAGCAAAAAAGCCTGCCGAACCACTCAAGGTTTTACAATGCCCAAAAGTGATGTACTTACCTCTGGGAAAGTGTTTGCCTACCAATGCAGCCATTGGGTCGCACAAGGTCAGGATTAATATAGGAATGTAATAAAATATAAACTGGTCTTGACTGAGGTACATCAGGTAACAACAATACACAATCACAGGATACAAGATACTACCTCTGGTGGTGCGCTCTACTGCATTGATAGAAGGCAATAGTTTGAAATACAAAGAGGCGAGTAAAATGATGAGAAAACTGCTACAAAGTAACAATACCAACCAATGATTTTGAATCAAAGGAGGGAATAGCATCGTGAGCAAACCAGTGACAATGTGTACATACTTGCGCGTAATCTCTGCCCTTGTTTTCAGGCGATGATAGAAAAACTCTGCACTGGCAAACAGCACTAAATAAGCTATAGCCAAATAAATAGTGTTCAACAGTTTTCGCTCATGATTTTACAT
This sequence is a window from Microscilla marina ATCC 23134. Protein-coding genes within it:
- a CDS encoding diacylglycerol/polyprenol kinase family protein; protein product: MNTIYLAIAYLVLFASAEFFYHRLKTRAEITRKYVHIVTGLLTMLFPPLIQNHWLVLLLCSSFLIILLASLYFKLLPSINAVERTTRGSILYPVIVYCCYLMYLSQDQFIFYYIPILILTLCDPMAALVGKHFPRGKYITFGHCKTLSGSAGFFAAAVITSLCLVVGLEQMTLTKTLIITVSVAMVTTIAEALSHKGYDNLTIPFSALAMLMLINHYL